The Solanum lycopersicum chromosome 6, SLM_r2.1 genome has a window encoding:
- the LOC101261829 gene encoding glycosyltransferase BC10-like, with product MGILENGKDNKPLSLKVLQFLLLFLGLGIALSILSMFMLRFSELKKVLPVVQSPCFEQQNSLENWIKPLSNLHHSMNDAELFWRASFVPQMKKLPFKRTPKIAFLFLTRGPLPLAPLWERFFKGNEEFYSIYIHNLPSYNPDFPTSSVFYGRQVPSQVAEWGKISITDAERRLLANALLDISNEWFIILSESCIPLHNFSVIYRYISESKYSFVNVFDDPSSVGRGRYNWKMSPVVKITQWRKGSQWFEVNRKLAVDIVTDDIYYPKFKQFCKPACYVDEHYFPTMLHIQSPHLLTNTSLTWVDWHRGGAHPATFGKADVTDKFMKQLSEGQRRCVYSNQTTSYCLLFARKFSPSALDPLLKLSSKYLGF from the exons ATGGGGATTTTGGAGAATGGCAAAGACAACAAGCCTTTATCATTAAAAGTGCTTCAGTTTCTCTTGTTGTTTTTGGGTTTAGGAATTGCTTTATCAATTTTAAGTATGTTTATGCTTAGATTTTCAGAATTGAAAAAGGTACTCCCTGTGGTACAATCTCCATGTTTTGAACAACAAAATAGTTTAGAGAATTGGATTAAGCCTCTATCAAACTTGCATCATTCAATGAATGATGCTGAGCTTTTTTGGAGGGCTTCATTTGTTCCTCAAATGAAAAAATTGCCTTTTAAGAGAACACCTAAAATCGCGTTCTTGTTCTTAACGAGAGGGCCTCTGCCTTTGGCTCCGTTGTGGGAGAGGTTTTTCAAAGGGAATGAAGAGTTTTATTCAATCTACATTCATAATTTACCATCTTACAACCCTGATTTCCCAACTTCATCTGTGTTTTATGGCAGGCAAGTTCCTAGTCAG GTGGCAGAGTGGGGGAAAATTAGTATCACTGATGCTGAAAGACGGCTTCTTGCTAATGCATTGCTTGATATCTCCAACGAATGGTTTATAATCCTATCAGAGTCGTGCATTCCTCTCCACAACTTCAGTGTTATCTATCGATACATATCAGAATCCAAGTACAGTTTTGTGAATGTGTTTGATGATCCTAGTTCTGTTGGAAGAGGGCGTTACAATTGGAAGATGTCACCTGTGGTTAAAATCACTCAATGGCGTAAAGGATCTCAGTGGTTTGAGGTTAACAGGAAATTGGCTGTTGACATTGTTACAGATGACATATACTACCCTAAATTCAAACAGTTCTGCAAACCAGCATGCTATGTTGATGAACACTATTTCCCAACAATGCTGCACATCCAATCCCCTCATCTCCTGACAAATACCAGTCTCACTTGGGTAGACTGGCATAGAGGCGGTGCTCATCCTGCTACATTTGGAAAGGCTGATGTTACAGATAAGTTTATGAAGCAACTTTCGGAAGGCCAGAGGAGATGTGTCTACAGTAACCAGACGACTTCATATTGTCTACTTTTTGCTAGAAAATTTTCTCCCAGTGCATTAGATCCTTTATTAAAACTATCGTCCAAGTATCTAGGCTTCTGA
- the LOC101265040 gene encoding ELF3-like protein 2 isoform X2 — protein sequence MRHPDVPPVKSLNPQVLCLKGNLHATSQLNPIQQHSLSYYNSNPSANKLGRENDFCGPNFVTSGKPLYHGNIHKSADKEKMVITNSKPSLKFQSVFEKQYKDTDRMQLNCREHSGSQAGDQAKYQKREHCVKLPAPHLSTIETTVVHETPTPGHSKLNISKSFVSSAPENRCGLVGDLNRCSDSNSESDEDSWILHKRKAAEDVTNAKHEDASTKRCASIMEGPSCSFLPHGNSHQSPKRAKSSSDCPEDQISGAPDVAGEERSEGISEASSLNSRLVEKMSSDNVIALIGQEIFWKTRRTIAHQQRIFAIQLFELHRLTQVQKMIARSPDIFFKDNFYLHQPSIKFSSLKNLACDDVLEPPVVEQKISTKPNNFELTTDNVYLPLRKDNDKKNIPQQSSQKLNVGTPTSRSFLSDPKLAPRSFQPPPGYQYLVPIRSPSEGLIYKPYTGPCPPPGGIIAPAYGSCRPVTLSPPIGGDFANVPYSVPTSHKQGAGIFPGPALFDPSCIQPYSMPVIKPSASSSAIEQMNPLSRIRSSEKENSPLMHEVNLVRPHQKSCNISCQKSAVMSDCDRIIQADRGSDMQGSTASSPPERVQKGALSLFPVTPTAKGSDQPVQDNDTEQQIQVIKVVPHNPKSASESAARIFRSIQEERKMNY from the exons ATGAGACATCCTGATGTTCCACCAGTCAAGTCGCTAAATCCTCAAGTTTTATGTCTTAAAGGGAATTTGCATGCTACATCTCAGCTTAATCCCATTCAGCAACACAGTTTATCATACTATAATAGTAACCCTTCTGCCAATAAATTAGGAAGGGAAAATGATTTTTGTGGTCCAAATTTCGTCACATCAGGGAAACCTCTATATCATGGTAACATACATAAAAGTGCAGACAAGGAAAAAATGGTTATAACAAACTCCAAACcttctttgaaatttcaaagcGTTTTCGAAAAGCAATATAAGGATACAGACAGGATGCAACTAAATTGCAGGGAGCATAGTGGAAGTCAAGCTGGAGATCAAGCAAAGTACCAAAAGAGAGAACATTGTGTTAAACTACCTGCTCCTCATCTGTCAACTATAGAGACAACTGTGGTGCATGAAACTCCAACTCCAGGACATAGCAAGCTAAATATTAGTAAATCATTTGTATCAAGTGCTCCAGAAAACAGATGTGGTCTAGTAGGTGACTTGAATAGATGTAGTGATTCTAATTCTGAATCTGATGAAGACTCTTGGATTTTACACAAAAGGAAGGCTGCAGAAGATGTTACTAATGCGAAGCATGAAGATGCCTCGACTAAGAGATGTGCTTCAATAATGGAAGGTCCGTCGTGTTCCTTTCTGCCTCACGGAAACAGCCATCAGAGTCCGAAGAGAGCTAAATCCTCTTCTGACTGTCCTGAAGACCAGATTAGTGGGGCTCCAGATGTAGCAGGTGAAGAGAGAAGTGAAGGGATCTCAGAAGCTTCCTCCTTGAACTCTAGATTAGTAGAAAAAATGTCTTCAGATAATGTCATAGCATTGATAGGTCAAGAGATATTCTGGAAAACAAGAAGAACCATTGCACA CCAGCAGCGGATCTTTGCAATACAACTATTTGAGCTACACAGACTAACACAG GTTCAGAAAATGATAGCCAGATCACcagatatatttttcaaagacaACTTCTATCTCCACCAACCTTCTatcaaattttcttctttgaagAATTTAGCATGTGATGATGTTCTTGAACCTCCTGTCGTGGAACAAAAAATTTCTACAAAACCAAACAATTTTGAGCTTACGACAGATAATGTTTATCTTCCCCTCCGCAAAGATAATGATAAGAAGAATATACCACAGCAATCATCTCAAAAACTAAATGTAGGGACACCAACATCGAGATCTTTTTTATCGGATCCAAAATTAGCACCTCGATCCTTCCAACCACCTCCTGGATATCAGTATTTAGTTCCAATAAGGTCACCTTCTGAAGGACTTATTTATAAACCTTATACAGGACCTTGTCCACCGCCTGGAGGGATCATAGCGCCAGCTTATGGTAGTTGCAGGCCTGTGACTTTATCTCCACCTATAGGTGGAGACTTCGCGAATGTGCCTTATAGTGTACCGACTTCCCACAAGCAGGGTGCTGGGATTTTTCCTGGTCCTGCACTCTTTGATCCATCCTGCATTCAACCGTATTCCATGCCTGTGATAAAGCCATCTGCTTCAAGTTCAGCTATCGAGCAAATGAATCCACTTTCCAGGATCAGGTCAAGTGAGAAGGAGAATAGTCCACTTATGCATGAGGTCAACTTAGTTAGGCCTCATCAAAAATCATGCAACATATCATGCCAGAAGAGTGCGGTCATGTCAGATTGTGATCGAATTATTCAGGCGGATAGAGGGAGTGACATGCAAGGAAGTACCGCAAGTAGTCCTCCTGAGAGGGTGCAAAAGGGTGCACTTTCTCTTTTTCCTGTCACACCAACTGCAAAAGGTTCAGATCAACCAGTTCAGGATAACGACACGGAGCAGCAAATTCAAGTCATCAAGGTTGTGCCCCATAATCCAAAGTCAGCATCTGAATCTGCAGCGCGGATTTTTAGATCTATACAAGAAGAAAGGAAAATGAATTACTAG
- the LOC101265040 gene encoding ELF3-like protein 2 isoform X1, whose amino-acid sequence MKTEKEEERHMDPLFPRLHINDTDKGGPRAPPRNKMALCEQSSSRSPQSFTSSSTPATMQMLPNSGNSISAASSTLVGCNKRNYFLHNSSESSHLVEIPPFSSGGINFTMRHPDVPPVKSLNPQVLCLKGNLHATSQLNPIQQHSLSYYNSNPSANKLGRENDFCGPNFVTSGKPLYHGNIHKSADKEKMVITNSKPSLKFQSVFEKQYKDTDRMQLNCREHSGSQAGDQAKYQKREHCVKLPAPHLSTIETTVVHETPTPGHSKLNISKSFVSSAPENRCGLVGDLNRCSDSNSESDEDSWILHKRKAAEDVTNAKHEDASTKRCASIMEGPSCSFLPHGNSHQSPKRAKSSSDCPEDQISGAPDVAGEERSEGISEASSLNSRLVEKMSSDNVIALIGQEIFWKTRRTIAHQQRIFAIQLFELHRLTQVQKMIARSPDIFFKDNFYLHQPSIKFSSLKNLACDDVLEPPVVEQKISTKPNNFELTTDNVYLPLRKDNDKKNIPQQSSQKLNVGTPTSRSFLSDPKLAPRSFQPPPGYQYLVPIRSPSEGLIYKPYTGPCPPPGGIIAPAYGSCRPVTLSPPIGGDFANVPYSVPTSHKQGAGIFPGPALFDPSCIQPYSMPVIKPSASSSAIEQMNPLSRIRSSEKENSPLMHEVNLVRPHQKSCNISCQKSAVMSDCDRIIQADRGSDMQGSTASSPPERVQKGALSLFPVTPTAKGSDQPVQDNDTEQQIQVIKVVPHNPKSASESAARIFRSIQEERKMNY is encoded by the exons ATGAAGACGGAAAAAGAGGAAGAGAGGCATATGGATCCTTTGTTTCCTAGATTACATATAAATGATACAGACAAAGGAGGTCcaagagcaccccctagaaacAAAATGGCTCTTTGTGAACAGTCGTCATCCAGATCGCCTCAAAGTTTCACCTCTAGTTCTACTCCTGCAACCATGCAAATGCTACCTAATAGTGGAAACTCTATTTCTGCAGCATCTTCTACTCTT GTTGGTTGCAAcaaaaggaattattttctcCACAATTCATCTGAGTCTTCTCATTTGGTTGAGATACCTCCCTTTTCTTCTGGAGGGATAAATTTTACTATGAGACATCCTGATGTTCCACCAGTCAAGTCGCTAAATCCTCAAGTTTTATGTCTTAAAGGGAATTTGCATGCTACATCTCAGCTTAATCCCATTCAGCAACACAGTTTATCATACTATAATAGTAACCCTTCTGCCAATAAATTAGGAAGGGAAAATGATTTTTGTGGTCCAAATTTCGTCACATCAGGGAAACCTCTATATCATGGTAACATACATAAAAGTGCAGACAAGGAAAAAATGGTTATAACAAACTCCAAACcttctttgaaatttcaaagcGTTTTCGAAAAGCAATATAAGGATACAGACAGGATGCAACTAAATTGCAGGGAGCATAGTGGAAGTCAAGCTGGAGATCAAGCAAAGTACCAAAAGAGAGAACATTGTGTTAAACTACCTGCTCCTCATCTGTCAACTATAGAGACAACTGTGGTGCATGAAACTCCAACTCCAGGACATAGCAAGCTAAATATTAGTAAATCATTTGTATCAAGTGCTCCAGAAAACAGATGTGGTCTAGTAGGTGACTTGAATAGATGTAGTGATTCTAATTCTGAATCTGATGAAGACTCTTGGATTTTACACAAAAGGAAGGCTGCAGAAGATGTTACTAATGCGAAGCATGAAGATGCCTCGACTAAGAGATGTGCTTCAATAATGGAAGGTCCGTCGTGTTCCTTTCTGCCTCACGGAAACAGCCATCAGAGTCCGAAGAGAGCTAAATCCTCTTCTGACTGTCCTGAAGACCAGATTAGTGGGGCTCCAGATGTAGCAGGTGAAGAGAGAAGTGAAGGGATCTCAGAAGCTTCCTCCTTGAACTCTAGATTAGTAGAAAAAATGTCTTCAGATAATGTCATAGCATTGATAGGTCAAGAGATATTCTGGAAAACAAGAAGAACCATTGCACA CCAGCAGCGGATCTTTGCAATACAACTATTTGAGCTACACAGACTAACACAG GTTCAGAAAATGATAGCCAGATCACcagatatatttttcaaagacaACTTCTATCTCCACCAACCTTCTatcaaattttcttctttgaagAATTTAGCATGTGATGATGTTCTTGAACCTCCTGTCGTGGAACAAAAAATTTCTACAAAACCAAACAATTTTGAGCTTACGACAGATAATGTTTATCTTCCCCTCCGCAAAGATAATGATAAGAAGAATATACCACAGCAATCATCTCAAAAACTAAATGTAGGGACACCAACATCGAGATCTTTTTTATCGGATCCAAAATTAGCACCTCGATCCTTCCAACCACCTCCTGGATATCAGTATTTAGTTCCAATAAGGTCACCTTCTGAAGGACTTATTTATAAACCTTATACAGGACCTTGTCCACCGCCTGGAGGGATCATAGCGCCAGCTTATGGTAGTTGCAGGCCTGTGACTTTATCTCCACCTATAGGTGGAGACTTCGCGAATGTGCCTTATAGTGTACCGACTTCCCACAAGCAGGGTGCTGGGATTTTTCCTGGTCCTGCACTCTTTGATCCATCCTGCATTCAACCGTATTCCATGCCTGTGATAAAGCCATCTGCTTCAAGTTCAGCTATCGAGCAAATGAATCCACTTTCCAGGATCAGGTCAAGTGAGAAGGAGAATAGTCCACTTATGCATGAGGTCAACTTAGTTAGGCCTCATCAAAAATCATGCAACATATCATGCCAGAAGAGTGCGGTCATGTCAGATTGTGATCGAATTATTCAGGCGGATAGAGGGAGTGACATGCAAGGAAGTACCGCAAGTAGTCCTCCTGAGAGGGTGCAAAAGGGTGCACTTTCTCTTTTTCCTGTCACACCAACTGCAAAAGGTTCAGATCAACCAGTTCAGGATAACGACACGGAGCAGCAAATTCAAGTCATCAAGGTTGTGCCCCATAATCCAAAGTCAGCATCTGAATCTGCAGCGCGGATTTTTAGATCTATACAAGAAGAAAGGAAAATGAATTACTAG